In the genome of Gordonia rubripertincta, one region contains:
- a CDS encoding MFS transporter, translated as MSTRLGTSDRQLPGNADRRTWLGLAVLTLPVFLVSMDVSVLYLAIPSITDALAPSAAQQLWILDIYGFLIAGLLITMGNLGDRIGRRRILLAGAAVFGGASILAAFAPTAGILIAARALMGVGGATLMPSSLSLIANMFSDERERGRAIGVWTAAFAGGAAVGPVIGGVLLHHFWWGSAFLINVPVLAALLILGPRLIPEYKAPSTARFDVLGVVLSMAGILPVVYAIKTLASDGADAGIIVIGLAGLALLAGFVVQQRQSAAPLLDLKLFRNAHYVGAISVALVGMMALGGMSYLTGVYLQSVMGHDVLAAAVAGLPMAIAVAVFSIGASRIATMVGIRAAFLGSIVLAAVGNFGLLALTTSSPIWVYLVFTFIAGIGYGIQFSLVSVVVVGAVPPERSGSASGISETSFELGNALGLALFGSLATLVFRGHRDGWSFGDTLGETLHRALEMGTQGDGLAAAARQSYVDGMHAASLAIGISMTVLGIGVFFAMRKPLKPWTADDARTGSDEAEAVAPLPSTKCMN; from the coding sequence GTGTCAACCCGTCTCGGCACGTCTGACCGGCAGCTTCCGGGCAATGCCGACCGACGAACCTGGCTGGGGCTCGCGGTGCTCACGCTGCCGGTGTTCCTGGTGTCGATGGACGTCTCCGTCCTCTACCTCGCGATCCCCTCGATCACCGACGCCCTCGCACCGTCGGCGGCCCAGCAGCTGTGGATCCTCGACATCTACGGTTTCCTGATCGCCGGCCTGCTGATCACGATGGGCAACCTCGGCGATCGCATCGGACGACGCCGCATCCTGCTCGCCGGGGCCGCGGTGTTCGGCGGGGCGTCGATCCTCGCCGCCTTCGCGCCGACCGCCGGAATCCTGATCGCCGCGCGGGCCCTGATGGGTGTCGGCGGGGCGACGCTGATGCCGTCGAGCCTGTCGCTGATCGCCAACATGTTCTCCGACGAGCGTGAGCGCGGTCGGGCCATCGGCGTGTGGACGGCCGCCTTCGCCGGCGGCGCCGCGGTCGGCCCGGTCATCGGCGGCGTGCTGCTGCACCACTTCTGGTGGGGCTCGGCCTTCCTCATCAACGTGCCGGTGCTGGCCGCCCTCCTCATCCTCGGTCCCCGACTCATCCCCGAGTACAAGGCGCCCTCGACCGCACGGTTCGACGTCCTCGGCGTCGTGCTGTCGATGGCCGGCATCCTGCCTGTCGTCTACGCGATCAAGACCCTCGCGAGCGACGGCGCCGACGCGGGCATCATCGTGATCGGACTCGCGGGTCTGGCGCTCCTCGCCGGATTCGTGGTGCAGCAACGTCAGTCCGCGGCCCCGCTCCTCGACCTCAAGCTCTTCCGGAACGCCCACTACGTCGGCGCGATCTCCGTGGCCCTCGTCGGCATGATGGCCCTGGGCGGCATGTCCTACCTGACCGGCGTCTACCTGCAGTCGGTGATGGGTCACGACGTCCTCGCCGCGGCGGTGGCCGGACTCCCGATGGCCATCGCGGTGGCGGTGTTCTCGATCGGCGCCTCCCGGATCGCGACGATGGTCGGCATCCGAGCGGCATTCCTCGGCTCGATCGTGCTCGCCGCGGTCGGCAACTTCGGCTTGCTCGCGCTCACCACCTCGTCGCCCATCTGGGTCTACCTCGTCTTCACGTTCATCGCCGGTATCGGTTACGGCATACAGTTCAGCCTGGTGTCGGTCGTCGTCGTCGGCGCGGTCCCGCCGGAGCGGTCGGGCTCGGCATCGGGCATCTCGGAGACGAGCTTCGAGCTGGGCAACGCGCTCGGACTCGCCCTGTTCGGTTCGCTCGCCACGCTGGTGTTCCGCGGACATCGCGACGGCTGGTCGTTCGGCGACACACTTGGTGAGACGCTGCATCGCGCCCTCGAGATGGGCACGCAGGGAGACGGGCTCGCGGCCGCGGCCCGCCAGTCCTACGTCGACGGCATGCACGCGGCGTCGCTGGCGATCGGGATCTCGATGACCGTTCTCGGCATCGGGGTGTTCTTCGCGATGCGCAAGCCGCTGAAGCCCTGGACTGCCGACGACGCCCGGACCGGCAGCGACGAAGCCGAGGCGGTCGCGCCGCTACCCTCGACCAAGTGCATGAACTGA
- a CDS encoding nitroreductase family protein produces MHELIEGRWSARGYDPAATISVADLTTIVDAGRWAPTWGRMQPVRFLVGRRGDATFETLTGVLTRGNAGWAPRAAALVLVCTTDRPDDPKEHTYAAVDVGLAVSQMILQAEALGFNGHPMAGFDAAAATAAFDIPTDKRPLVLLGIGALAEDTASLPEDIRERDERPRTRLPLDEVAFAGHWGRPAFTTPET; encoded by the coding sequence GTGCATGAACTGATCGAAGGACGGTGGAGCGCGCGGGGTTACGACCCCGCCGCCACCATCTCCGTCGCCGACCTCACGACCATCGTCGACGCCGGACGGTGGGCACCGACCTGGGGACGAATGCAGCCGGTCCGGTTTCTCGTCGGCCGGCGCGGTGACGCGACCTTCGAGACCCTCACCGGCGTCCTGACCCGGGGGAACGCCGGCTGGGCGCCGAGGGCGGCCGCGCTCGTCCTGGTGTGCACCACCGACCGACCCGACGACCCGAAGGAACACACCTACGCAGCGGTCGACGTGGGTCTCGCGGTGTCGCAGATGATCCTGCAGGCCGAGGCGCTCGGCTTCAACGGCCACCCGATGGCCGGCTTCGACGCCGCCGCGGCAACCGCGGCGTTCGACATCCCGACCGACAAGCGCCCCCTCGTCCTGCTGGGGATCGGCGCGCTCGCCGAGGACACCGCGTCGTTGCCCGAGGACATCCGCGAGCGTGACGAACGTCCGCGGACCCGTCTCCCGCTCGACGAGGTCGCCTTCGCCGGACACTGGGGACGACCCGCGTTCACCACACCCGAGACGTGA
- the leuA gene encoding 2-isopropylmalate synthase, translating to MAPADTFTSGASRIVEPSGPIPADQPVWNPQRNSAMPVHRYRQFADEVETISLPDRTWPDKVITKAPLWCAVDLRDGNQALIDPMSPARKRRMFDLLVRMGYKEIEVGFPSASQTDYDFVREIIEDNAIPDDVTIQVLTQCREELIERTFEACRGAANVIVHFYNSTSVLQRRVVFRADKPAIIKIATDAAHKVLEVEKNYPDTNWRYEYSPESYTGTELSFAKEVVDAVTEIIAPTPEKPMIVNLPATVEMATPNVYADSIEWMHRNLARRDSIILSLHPHNDRGTGVAAAELGFQAGADRIEGCLFGNGERTGNVCLVTLGMNMFSRGVDPQISFSDIDEIRRTVEYCNQLNVPERHPYGGDLVFTAFSGSHQDAINKGLDQMKYDADDADSDVDDIIWAVPYLPIDPKDVGRSYEAVIRVNSQSGKGGVAYIMKADHGMNLPRRLQIEFSREIQKITDGEGGEVNPKEMWDVFAQNYLHPVWPLERIRQKVDAAEVDGGEDHITAVVKIEGNEREITGSGNGPLAAFVDALGTVGYEVRVLDYSEHALTAGGDASAAAYVETEVNGETVWGVGVASSITTASLRAVVSAVNRAYRVTSTPPAEAETAPRTWAP from the coding sequence ATGGCACCAGCAGATACCTTCACTTCCGGCGCCAGCCGAATCGTCGAGCCGAGCGGACCGATTCCGGCCGACCAGCCCGTATGGAATCCGCAGCGCAATTCCGCAATGCCGGTTCACCGTTACCGTCAGTTCGCCGACGAGGTCGAGACCATCTCGCTGCCGGACCGCACCTGGCCCGACAAAGTCATCACCAAGGCCCCGCTGTGGTGTGCGGTCGACCTGCGTGACGGCAACCAGGCCCTGATCGACCCGATGAGCCCGGCGCGCAAGCGTCGCATGTTCGACCTGCTGGTTCGCATGGGCTACAAGGAGATCGAGGTCGGCTTCCCCTCGGCGAGCCAGACCGACTACGACTTCGTCCGCGAGATCATCGAGGACAACGCGATCCCCGACGACGTCACCATCCAGGTACTGACGCAGTGCCGCGAGGAACTGATCGAGCGCACCTTCGAGGCCTGCCGCGGTGCCGCGAACGTCATCGTCCACTTCTACAACTCGACCTCGGTTCTGCAGCGCCGCGTGGTCTTCCGTGCCGACAAGCCGGCCATCATCAAGATCGCCACCGACGCCGCCCACAAGGTGCTCGAGGTGGAGAAGAACTACCCCGACACCAACTGGCGCTACGAGTACTCGCCGGAGTCCTACACGGGCACCGAGCTGAGCTTCGCCAAGGAGGTCGTCGACGCGGTCACCGAGATCATCGCGCCCACTCCCGAGAAGCCGATGATCGTCAACCTGCCCGCCACCGTCGAGATGGCCACGCCGAACGTATACGCCGACTCGATCGAGTGGATGCACCGCAACCTGGCGCGCCGCGACTCGATCATCCTGAGCCTGCACCCCCACAACGACCGCGGAACCGGTGTCGCCGCAGCCGAACTGGGCTTCCAGGCCGGTGCCGACCGCATCGAGGGCTGCCTGTTCGGCAACGGTGAGCGCACCGGCAACGTGTGCCTGGTGACCCTGGGCATGAACATGTTCAGCCGCGGCGTCGACCCGCAGATCAGCTTCTCCGACATCGACGAGATCCGTCGCACCGTCGAGTACTGCAACCAGCTGAACGTCCCCGAGCGCCATCCGTACGGCGGCGATCTGGTCTTCACCGCCTTCTCCGGCAGCCACCAGGACGCCATCAACAAGGGCCTCGACCAGATGAAGTACGACGCCGACGACGCCGATTCCGACGTCGACGACATCATCTGGGCGGTCCCGTATCTGCCGATCGACCCCAAGGACGTCGGCCGCAGCTACGAAGCGGTCATCCGCGTGAACAGCCAGTCCGGCAAGGGTGGCGTCGCCTACATCATGAAGGCCGACCACGGCATGAACCTGCCGCGTCGTCTGCAGATCGAGTTCAGCCGCGAGATCCAGAAGATCACCGACGGCGAGGGCGGCGAGGTCAATCCCAAGGAGATGTGGGACGTCTTCGCCCAGAACTACCTGCACCCGGTCTGGCCGCTGGAACGCATCCGCCAGAAGGTCGACGCAGCCGAGGTCGACGGCGGCGAGGACCACATCACCGCGGTGGTGAAGATCGAGGGCAACGAGCGCGAGATCACCGGATCGGGCAACGGTCCGCTGGCCGCCTTCGTCGACGCCCTGGGCACCGTCGGCTACGAGGTCCGGGTCCTGGACTACAGCGAGCACGCCCTGACCGCCGGCGGCGACGCCAGCGCTGCGGCGTACGTCGAGACCGAGGTCAACGGCGAAACCGTCTGGGGTGTCGGCGTGGCGTCGTCGATCACCACCGCCAGCCTCCGAGCCGTGGTCTCCGCGGTGAACCGCGCCTACCGCGTCACTTCGACCCCGCCCGCCGAGGCCGAGACCGCCCCGCGGACCTGGGCCCCGTAA
- a CDS encoding winged helix-turn-helix transcriptional regulator has protein sequence MPETPTPASPSTAPTSTPSRADHELSIDAASRELLGQVLDKWSLSVLNELCEAPSRFNELRRAIPAVSQKSLTSTLRRLERNGIVERRTLSTRPVSVEYRITPLGKTVREPIDGLLGWAATHLPAIDAARQRFDDEVLGLGVDR, from the coding sequence ATGCCCGAAACCCCTACACCCGCCTCACCGTCGACCGCACCCACATCGACTCCGTCGAGGGCCGACCACGAACTGAGCATCGACGCCGCGTCCCGGGAATTGCTGGGACAGGTCCTGGACAAGTGGTCCCTGAGCGTGCTGAACGAACTGTGCGAGGCGCCGTCTCGGTTCAACGAACTGCGCCGCGCCATCCCGGCGGTGTCACAGAAGTCGCTCACCAGTACGCTGCGTCGCCTCGAACGCAACGGCATCGTCGAGCGACGCACGCTCAGCACCCGACCGGTCTCGGTCGAGTACCGGATCACACCGTTGGGCAAGACGGTTCGCGAACCGATCGACGGGCTCCTGGGGTGGGCCGCCACGCACCTGCCGGCCATCGACGCCGCGCGCCAGAGGTTCGACGACGAGGTCCTCGGCCTCGGCGTGGACCGCTGA
- a CDS encoding RidA family protein — protein sequence MSVTLSSPEGMLPDAPYHHVAVGVGARHVYVAGQVAHTGDGSPIPADLTGQVAQALRNVARGLRGAGADFGDVVRLTVYVTDWEPVKIGDFMAGIEAVADEVGLPVPMPPATLIGVQVLYEPEVLVEIEATAVVD from the coding sequence ATGTCCGTCACGCTCTCCAGCCCCGAAGGCATGCTGCCCGACGCCCCGTACCACCACGTCGCCGTGGGAGTCGGCGCCCGGCACGTGTACGTCGCCGGGCAGGTCGCACACACCGGTGACGGCTCGCCGATCCCGGCCGATCTCACCGGGCAGGTCGCCCAGGCGCTGCGGAACGTCGCCCGCGGATTGCGAGGCGCGGGCGCCGATTTCGGCGACGTCGTACGTCTGACCGTGTACGTGACCGACTGGGAGCCGGTGAAGATCGGCGACTTCATGGCCGGGATCGAAGCCGTGGCCGACGAAGTGGGGCTGCCCGTGCCCATGCCGCCGGCCACGCTGATCGGAGTGCAGGTGCTGTACGAGCCGGAGGTGCTGGTCGAGATCGAGGCGACGGCCGTCGTGGACTGA